CTGCTGGCGGAGGAAAAACAACGCTGGAGCCCGGCGAAATCGTGATCTATGCGATGTCGGAGAATACTTATATGCCAGCAAGCGGTACCCTCGAAAGTGCCTGCCATCCGTATGGAGGGCCGATCGCCGAGCTCCCTGGGATTCTCTTTGACGAGCTGGACCTGGATGATAAGGACAATAACAATCATGTCCTTATCGTCGAAGACGATGAGAATATCCTGATTTCCGGCGAAACCGGCACATTTATGCAGAGCTTTATCCGGCTCGGGCGCTCGGTTGGTGGATCTGACGAGATTCGCGACGTGCACGCCGGACGCCTCAAGGCTTCCAATGTGATCACATGGCCTCCAGATGGAACCGCGGTCACACTCATGGATCTGGACGCGGACGGCTTGCTGGCGGTTCCGCTCCCCATCGCTGTGATGGATACCTACCTGAAGCCTGCCTCGGATAACGAGCCGGTACAGTTTCTCACTCACTATAATCCGCGTGCGAGCCATTTCCGGCGCTCGACGGGCGTAATGGAAGAAGAGGACTTGGGAGAAGGGCCGGTCAACCCCGGGAACTGGAGTTTCAGTCTGGGGGAACTTTCGAGCTGGAATGACGGCTCGATCCCGACGGCCGGCTCCTGGGGAGATGATAACGAGACTGGCCATACCCATGTCGTGTTGTTCGAGATCCCGACGCTGCCCATGCAGTCACTGGCCGGCTTCCAGCACGTTAACAACGTGACTCACTACGCGCAGCAGCCCGCTTACCCGATTGGCAACTCCTACGCCAATCCGTACATTGACCGCGAATCGCTGAGCCGCACGATCTCCGCCACCAACAGCGGCAAGACCGAGCACTACACCCAGCTCGACTGGTCCTACCTGAGTAATGAGGCGCTTTGGGATGAGTACTATTTTTCCACGCTTGTGCCCCGGGCCGACCTGGGCATGGACGACAGTGACTGGAACGCGTTCGTCACGGGTTTTGCCAATGGTACTTACGGGTTGTCAAATTCCCGCATCAGACTGCTTCCGGGAGCCGCTCCGGCAGACTTCGTCGAAACCGTGCTCGGCAGTTCCGGGGGAAATGACATTGACGCGGATGCCTACGAGCAGGTTGCGGCCTCACTGGCGGTGGATGGGGCGTTTAACGTGAACTCCACCTCGGTGGAGGCGTGGAAAGCGCTTCTGAGTGCGACCAACGGGATCGACGTTTCCTACCTCAGTGGCGGGGGAGGCAGCCAGTCCACCGCCAGTTCCCAGGACAACCCCTACAGCCGTCTGAGTCTCCCCAATGACCGGGCGGACAGGCCTTGGACCGGCTTCCGTGCGCTGACTGAAGCGCAGATCGAAGACTTGGCCGAAAAGATCGTGGAGCAGGTGAAGCTGCGCGGGCCTTTCGTTTCGATGGCCGATTTCGTCAACCGCCGCCTGGCCGATGACGATACCGGCTTGAAGGGGGCCTTGCAGGCGGCTATCGACGAGACGACGATCAATAATGACTTTTCCTCCAAGGTGAACAGTTCCGACCTGAGTTCCTACAACATACCGTTCGTCGATCACGCGGTTGGGCCGATCGAGTCGGGGGCCACAGGCTACCTGCGCCAGGCGGACCTGCTGCAGACGCTTGGGCCGGTGCTGTCCGCCCGTTCCGATACCTTCACCATCCGCGCCTATGGAGACTCGGTCAATCCGGTGACAGGCGCCGAAGTCCGCGCCTGGTGCGAAGCTGTCGTCCAGCGCACTCCGCAGTACGTGGATAATTCCAACCGCCCCGAAGACACGCCCGGCACTCCGCTCAGTGCGGATAACGAGCGTTTCGGTCGCCGCTTCGAGGTCGTGTCTTTCCGCTGGTTGGGCGAAGACCAGATTTAAGGAGACACCCACATGAAAAAATCCCCGCTCTCGATTCTCACCTTCCTCCTGCTTCTTGGAGCCTTCTTCCCCTTGCGCGCTCAGGAGGAGCCTCCCTTGCGGGTCCATTTCACCTGTCTGGCCTGGGATGGCGTTCATGCGAGCGGACTTCACTACCTCGATGGAGGGGAACTGGTTCCTTTACGCATTTCCAGTGTATTTCGCGGCAAGTCCCACGAATACGCCGGCACGAACCCCATTGTATTTTACCGCACCGAGGCACTGGCGGATGGCACCGTCCAGCGCATTCCGGCGGCCAGCGCGACTATCCCCGCAGGCATGAATGACGTGCTCTTGCTTTTCCTGCCCGCGACGCCCGGACAGGAGAACGGGCCTGAGTTTAACATCGTGGTCATTGATGACAGCCCGTCTGTGTTCCCCTGGGGCTCCTATTGCATTTACAACCTGAGCGCGTACGAGGTGGGAGGCATTATCGGGAGCGAAAAATTTGTCCTGCCGGGAAAGAAATCGCGCATCGTGATTCCCGACTCCAAGGATGAAGTTGATGTGCAGATCCACTTTAGCCAAAAAATCGACGGGCAATGGGTTCCCAAGGTGAATACGCGTTGGGTTTACCGGAAAAACGGACGCAGCATCGTTTTCGTTACCGATGACGTGACTTCCCGAAAACCCCGTTTGAAAATCAAATCTATCGACCAGTTTACCAGTAAATAGCTGCAACAGATGAGGGCTGAATATGGCCCGCCAGCCGACCGTTTTCGGGGTGAGTGGTTCGCATCTTTAATGAGGCTGCGGTTTGTTTCGTATAAGCGGTAATGGAGAATATTATGTTGGGGAAAACGATTTTTTACGCGGCGGCCATGTCGGTTGGGGTGATTGGGCAGGCTGCCGATCAAGTGCCGGGCGGGCATCCGAATATCATTGTTATCGTAGCGGACGACCTCGGACACGGTGATCTCTCTCTGACCGGTTCGGAGGAGATCAAGACGCCGAATATCGACAGCCTCGCGGCCAACGGGAGTTTCTTCACCGACGCTTATATTTCCGCTCCGGTCTGCCTGCCCAGCCGGATGGGGCTGATGACCGGCACCTATCAGGAGCGGTTCGGGGTGCAGACGCTCGCCGGCCCGGGCGGGACGCGTGACTACGGCATCCCGGCGGATCGCCCGACGCTGGCCCAGGAACTGAAGGCGGATGGGTACACGACCGGCGCGGTCGGCAAGTGGCACCTCGGGGAACGCGAGGAATACCTGCCGAACCAGAAAGGCTTCGACGACTTTTATGGCTTCATCGGCGGTTCGTTGCCATACTTTCCGGACAAGCCGGGGATGATCTGGCACAATGAGAGGAATGTAGAGAAAACCCAATACATGACCGACGACTTCGGCGAGCGTGCGGCGGCCTTTATCGAGGAGAATCGTGGCGATCCGTTTTTTCTCTATCTGGCATTCAGCGCCGTGCATCTGCCCCTGGAAGCG
The DNA window shown above is from Ruficoccus amylovorans and carries:
- a CDS encoding pilus assembly PilX family protein; translation: MKVSPKDALLAKSRRRGFALIVALALMSFIFLLIMSLTTLVRLESQVSATSVEISRAQQNALFGLRAAIGQLQEMAGPDQRVTGTAGLVEGLSQPLHANWTGVWDVSGLNPHAAFTEPAVAGWLVSGTSTSGGSLEPGSTVKDPILLVGEGSVAEPDDQVQAGRVAISSEGEETGHFAYWVADEGVKAKVNLNDPHRRASSGTNEEKRYSLMSAQRFGVENISTEASGGGKKIGEIITPTDETSEAELLRLASVNQLGVINSELDPVRKYRFHDLTTYGKGLLTNTAQGGLKKDLSLAFEMDLSDFNANDAFAAAGESVPNLSAHRVNYLFAFDDFGSPRPAASDALARGPTWHLLRNYYRLYKNDDPDRNQSYKTGHPRGVESSGSGYKIEARPYFPNPPNNGSKTGSVTEGYYFAGSDPVARAQYTNKSGANVDLARETDMPINPIVLREQFILSLETVLEQEAVAANEETGTPRIPAKYRLNMKIAPRISIWNPYNVKLEFDSMVVNLVHTTIKTSINVEKGTNREYELSNMLNGQNISLILTAAGGGKTTLEPGEIVIYAMSENTYMPASGTLESACHPYGGPIAELPGILFDELDLDDKDNNNHVLIVEDDENILISGETGTFMQSFIRLGRSVGGSDEIRDVHAGRLKASNVITWPPDGTAVTLMDLDADGLLAVPLPIAVMDTYLKPASDNEPVQFLTHYNPRASHFRRSTGVMEEEDLGEGPVNPGNWSFSLGELSSWNDGSIPTAGSWGDDNETGHTHVVLFEIPTLPMQSLAGFQHVNNVTHYAQQPAYPIGNSYANPYIDRESLSRTISATNSGKTEHYTQLDWSYLSNEALWDEYYFSTLVPRADLGMDDSDWNAFVTGFANGTYGLSNSRIRLLPGAAPADFVETVLGSSGGNDIDADAYEQVAASLAVDGAFNVNSTSVEAWKALLSATNGIDVSYLSGGGGSQSTASSQDNPYSRLSLPNDRADRPWTGFRALTEAQIEDLAEKIVEQVKLRGPFVSMADFVNRRLADDDTGLKGALQAAIDETTINNDFSSKVNSSDLSSYNIPFVDHAVGPIESGATGYLRQADLLQTLGPVLSARSDTFTIRAYGDSVNPVTGAEVRAWCEAVVQRTPQYVDNSNRPEDTPGTPLSADNERFGRRFEVVSFRWLGEDQI